The Alosa sapidissima isolate fAloSap1 chromosome 17, fAloSap1.pri, whole genome shotgun sequence DNA segment TATACTACTgccggaagaatgattatctatgaataaatcgttacatttctCGTTGTCATTATTTTGTGAAATCTTTCCATGTTCTGTACTGTATATGCGGGGGTTCCACTGCACGTCGTGCTAAACAatgccccttagctgttctaaaatcactgtAACCtatggcctctcggggcttattgcttaaatgtaTAAAGTACATATGTCAAATACCATATACACTTTCCATAAATTCCTCTGGACTCAATTAACTCTTGTCAAACTTTTTCTATGATATAGCTCAAAAAACTGTGCAGAAagtactgtatacagtataaaCTCTCAGACATGTGGTATTATGCCAAACAAGTTCTAATACTCAAACACTGCCTGAAATGCTGTAGCAAAGGGGCAGATGTAGCCACCAAATGAACAAAATACACAAAGAACTTACGTGTCTGTTTCCTTGGTAACAAGTAAGACAGTCAAGCCATTCATGATTGAGGAGTGGAAATGTTTCACTTCTACAGATGCAAAAATGCtacaaaagaataaaataaatgtttagtAACAAAAATAGGCTAAGGAGGGGAACGTTTTGTAGCTTGTTCTGGgttttactgtaggcctacatcatcaTTCTACTTGAACAACATATTAACAATGAATCCTTTTATACAGTAATAGACAGATCATAATAGCCGCATACCTTGTTGGATTAAAAGGCATATCTATGGACCCATTCAGCATGACAGAGGCATCACCACACGCAGATGCTGCAAACTGGAAAGCAAACATGAGGGTTTTTATACATTGTTATGAAATAACAGCATTCAATACTGATAAAAGGCATAGCACTTGGACACTGCACACTAGAAATGTTATTGAATGTTACAAAAGAAAGGATGTTTGAACTACATTATCAGCCACAATGATATAACTGGTTTTATACCAGCATCCAGAAGCATGATTTAGAGTGCCTGTCTTAACTTAAGCTTATGGACCATGtaacctttaaaaaaaagaaaacaaacaaaattgaCTTTGAGTCTTTCTTTCCCAAatatacattcattcattgtttCTTCTGGAGAGAAAGTAAACATGCATTTCCAAACAAAGCTGTACTGATGTTGATGGAACTAGAAAAACCTTTCCCAGCAGAGATGACAACTGGCCTTGATATTAACACAATCATTGTGTTCAGTTGATGTCTTTTGTCATTATAGCTTTCCTGTTGGGTGTTGATGTTTGTTTGCTCAGCTGCTGTGGCGAAGACATTCTCACCCACACTGTAGAACAGGAACAAAGGCTATGTCAGACTACGGGCCAGAAGCACTCACTGCTGCTGAGGCTCCATTCCAGAATGACCGAACAGGGTTGTTCACACAATCTGACCAGCCTGGACATCCTGTGGTGAAAGTTTCtgcaagacacacaaacacacacacacacgttaagaCCTTTTTAtatcctgttttttttgtttataattCAGTGTCTGCAGAAAACAAATGCTAATATACCTTGGCTCTCATTTTTGCCACACCAAGTGAGTCCATCCAAGGTGAAGCCAAGTAGAGTGTCCTCTAAAGTCAAGTAACAGCTCCTTTTCTCAGTGAAAGCATGAACTATTTCTTTAGTTTTGCTCCAGAATAACATCTAATAAGAGGAACGCATGACATGCATGATATTAATTTACCATAATGAAGTactgaaataataaaaaagtaatctctctctctctccctccctttatatatatatatatatatatatcatatatatgatgaagaaaacaaaaaagatcCCTGTTACCCGGTTACATGCTGGATCGTGGGACACTCTGTGTAATAGGGAGTCATATGCGTCTGGAGGGACATCACATGGATTCCTTCCCACAAATGCTTGCTTGAATGATTCCCAAATCTTCTCACAATCATTTTGACTGAAAGTATGCATGTTAACTATTCCCATCACTTTTTGATATTTCATAAAACAGGTAACTGTCCATTACGACACTACTTTACTAAGGCAACATTTGACTAAACATGTTCTACAAAGATTACCAGTTCCATGCTCTCATGTGCTTAGTTTGTATGCAGACACTTATAGACACGTCAATAATAACACCAATaataatagtaggcctaacaaTAACCATAATTGTTGGAGGCAATTTTGTGTTGTTACTGGCTTTTCCACTATATTTTTGCAAGGCAAGCATGGAATAACATCTACTGCAATTTCAATATGAAAACTCATTTCAGGCACATATATACCATCCGATCTGTAGTGGCGCTCTACAAAATGTAAACATATCCAAATTGACCATATTCCACTTCCGGACACAAAGGGGAGccttaaaacaaatgttttgCTAGCTTGTTCTAGTAACTCATATTATTTGCGTATAAAATCTAAATTgaatgtggctgttgaaattgtcATTACCTCGTCGTTGCGCCGTTGTCTTTTAAATAAGTTTGGCATCTATTCGTAAATGTTGCCTTTAGACTGCTGGACGAACTAGTTCCAAGAGTAAGTCCAAGTGTAACAGATAGGATAACTATGGCCATTAACACCACACATAGACAAATAAGCAGATGATTTCTCCGTTTTGGACTTGAGGTTCGGTTGATCTCCGTATAAACCATTTTGTTACTGCACCACGCAGCGGGCGAGCAGACGTTTTCCAAACAACTTTGTCCCTTTAGCGACAGGAGCAATAACAGTCAATGCCAGCGTTTCACTCAACACACATGCTTGCTAACTGCAGAAGGGACAAAGGTTAGCCCCTTCGTCGTCGATGTTTGACACGAGACATGTGAATCACATTTGGGCGCAATCTATTTATATCCAGCTAGGGCGCATACTCTGCTCTGCATTTGATTCGGAATTTGGCGAATTACAGTAGGCATATCTCTCGCAATTCCAACTCTTCGATAAGAAAGCTATGCTTGTCATTCAGCCTGATCCACTGTGGTTCTCTCCCCCTAGCTCTCTAGAGGTGTCAAATCCAGTAAGCTATTTTATTCAGATAATCACCTCCCCTTCGCCCCTGTTATTTTATTATAACTTACCTGAGTGTGGATGTTTTTTGTTAACCTTTTATTAGGCCTGTCATTGTGAATGTAATCAATGAATATTATCAGTGTCATCAATGTGATATTTAAATGTGCTTTTGTCAGTGTTCCTTAAATATGGCAAGCCAGTTCATTTTATACAAGAGAACTGACCCTGGAATGCAGGCCATCTGAGTACAGTGTAACTATATGCTGGTGCTCATCTATCACATGCAAATTGATATGATACATTCCAAGTAAGAAATGTGAGCTGTGACAGTTAGGTGTGCACTGGGTTTGTCATATTATCTCTTCACTTGCATTACAACCATTAGGCTATGCACAAGTGAAGCACCACAGATATATCAATGCAACAATTGCATTAATTGCATTCAGTCAATTGAATATTGAATCACAGTAGGGTTAGGGTAAACAGTCTGGCTTTCTCTTGCAAGTTCAAGTTAACCATTTTCCAAACTGGTTTCCAAGTTCACTGCATTGGGCCTCTCACCATCAAACACTAATCTCTACCTTGCAAAGATAAGAACTTTTTTTAACTTGAAGTCTTTTCAAAGTTTGTAGAGGAATAAAAAAGCTGGCCACCCTTTCTCAATTGTTCAATAACAAATTCACTAGAAAAGTTGACGTGCCAATGTGTTCTGTTCTCCTGTAAGGACATGAACACAGGCGCATAGGTGCAATTTTATGTGTtctattttatattttttccaatATAAAAATTTTGCATTACAACAAAGCAACAGGCCTTTTTTGTTttctcatgtttgttttgaaaatgaaaaacaatgacCAAATGTACAAAGACACTAAAACCTAATCATCACTATTAAGTTAATGTAGGGTTTCTGAGTTAAGGTAACTATAATCAAGGTATCCTCAATTAATGAATCGATTAATTGACCATTTGCACAATCAATGTGTAACAATGACTATGCATCCAGGAACATTACAGAACTGGCTTCTTCCTGTTCAAGAGGCTGTCTGCACAGGTGAGGCAGGAGTACTGCTTTGGATTCTTCATACATTGGAGAATCATCAGAGTCCTAGAGAGTGAAGACACAGATTTCGATAAATTATTTGACATTTTTCCCCTCACAACAACATGAAGCAAACATCCGTCTATGATAAATATATAAACTAACAGGTCATAATCAGTGCAGGTCCACCGGAAGCCTCTGGTTTGGAGGATTTTGATCAGGTCCACAATGGATCCCTCTGTACAAGACTCTCTGGTGAAGAAAGCAAAACCATTAGTCTACTAAATTAATCTGTTCAAAATCATCATAcatgaaaagaagagaaaaatgtCCCAGACACAAAACAATTTCAATGTGAATGAAAATCTGCTTGGCATAATTTTTAGCTTACTGGGTATGCCTTTAGTGTCATTTGAACATGATTCATATGTCATTCTGAGGTTTGCTGAAAGTCCAAAGACCAGAGAGAGTCATAATGCAGTTGTTGTTTGCTTTGTGTTGTCAGTAACACCGTGCTACATAGTTACATatctctcacaccctgcacccAGAGTCTCACATTAATGGTCCCTCCAAGTTGGTTACCACCTTGATGTTAACATGATTCACCATTCTCGGGTTCAGACTGTCCAGTTCCACACCCCCAAACATACTGAGAGGGCAAGAGGAAAGATAAACTCA contains these protein-coding regions:
- the LOC121687922 gene encoding ADP-ribosyl cyclase/cyclic ADP-ribose hydrolase 1-like isoform X2; protein product: MVYTEINRTSSPKRRNHLLICLCVVLMAIVILSVTLGLTLGTSSSSSLKATFTNRCQTYLKDNGATTSQNDCEKIWESFKQAFVGRNPCDVPPDAYDSLLHRVSHDPACNRMLFWSKTKEIVHAFTEKRSCYLTLEDTLLGFTLDGLTWCGKNESQETFTTGCPGWSDCVNNPVRSFWNGASAAFAASACGDASVMLNGSIDMPFNPTSIFASVEVKHFHSSIMNGLTVLLVTKETDTSKIQNCISQPQIACGDCW
- the LOC121687922 gene encoding ADP-ribosyl cyclase/cyclic ADP-ribose hydrolase 1-like isoform X1, with the protein product MVYTEINRTSSPKRRNHLLICLCVVLMAIVILSVTLGLTLGTSSSSSLKATFTNRCQTYLKDNGATTSQNDCEKIWESFKQAFVGRNPCDVPPDAYDSLLHRVSHDPACNRMLFWSKTKEIVHAFTEKRSCYLTLEDTLLGFTLDGLTWCGKNESQETFTTGCPGWSDCVNNPVRSFWNGASAAFAASACGDASVMLNGSIDMPFNPTSIFASVEVKHFHSSIMNGLTVLLVTKETDTKTCGSDASLKDLQSQLDPKLKYTCKIVPQSKIQNCISQPQIACGDCW